The DNA sequence ATAGAGATTAGATTTTTCTCTTGTTTTAGTAGCAAATTTTAGGAGGAGTTACGTATGAACTCTGAAGGACGGCTAGGGGCAGCAGGAAAATTATAATGAcagggggctttttttttttctgttattttattttgcatgcaTTTTTGCTTTGTACTCTCACCTTTGTTCAGAACAGCGTCAGCTCTGGAATTCCCCAGTTTGGCTGCGTTGATGAGGTGGGCAGCAGTGATCGGCTCTGTGAGCTTCACATCCATCCCATCCACCTTCAGCTGGTCCTCtgagagacacacccacacaggtcaGATGTATGTATGGAAATTATGAATGACAACCAATTCGCTAGGTTTTCTGCTGAACTAGTTTTtagtttaaagtaaaaaaaaaaaagggcaaagatATGACTTTAAAATTCTTCCAACCAATAAATCTAACCAACCTATATTCACGCCTGTGTCATCTGCACAagtgaactattcctttatgCACATACAATGCCAGAGTGTGAACAAAACTAAAAGTTGttttcaggacacacacacaaacacaaaaacacacacacacacacacacacacacacacacacacacacacacacacacacacacacacacacacacacacacacacacagtctgggtGTAATTGAGTCACAGCACATTCCTTGAAGCTTCACACATTCAGCAACAAGCTCTCACCATCGTGCAGCCTTTTGGCCTCTCTCTGCAGGGCAAAGCCGGACGCGTAGGCCTCTATGCATCCTCTGCTGCCACACGAACACTCTGGGCCTTCTAATGAAACCATGATGTGGCCCAGCTCTGCAGCGCAGAAGGTACTGCCGTGAACCAGCTCATTGTGATGGATAATCCCTCCTCCAATACCTACACACAGAGTCAAGATACGTACTTCCTCAGTAGGTAAAAGACAGTCAGTACCATCAGCTCATCAATTACTTTCAAATACAGCTACAATGATGATCACAATTTGCTTCATGATACAGGGctcacagtttgatacactaAGTACAGTAGAGGATTCCTTATTTATTCTTCCTTAGGCACCAAACTGGAGAATTACAAATGTCTTGATCGGCCTAGATATGTCCACAGAAAGACCAGatttaaatggactgcatttattgTATACCATACTACTGTATAATATAGACGCTCTACTATGATCAAGAATTATGTcaaactgcagaaaaaaaaaacattttttaaagatgataATGCTCCTTTCATCCAAAATACAGTTGTAAAACTAAGATTATGATGGCTTCGTTAAACGTTATTACTTGCACCTACCCTGCTTACACTGCGATAAATAATGACCACATTATTTAATGAATGAAAATCCTGACTCACCTGTTCCTGTGATGACAGTGACAAAGTTCTCCACCCCCTTGCCGTGACCAAACTTCCTTTCAGCCAACGCAGCACAGTTGCCGTCATTGTCGATCCAGACGGGTAGGTGCAGGGCGTCGGAGATGGGTGTTCTCAGGTCCACTGAAGACCACTCCTGGATCAGCTTCGTGGAGTGCAGGACCACACCTTCTTGGGGATTTACACGCCCGCCAGTGGACACTCCTAAGACGTAGATGAGAGATTATAGTTTTATATCGCGTCGGTCAGCATCACAGCCAATTATACTGGAGTAATGCTGAGTGTGCGCGTTTTCATACCAACACCGAGTATTCTGCAGTTGAGGCAGACGGTGTCTTGCATGGCATCTGCACACATCTTTAACATGAGCTGCATCCTGGCCTCGAAGGTCTTTGGATTGGGCTGAGTATACTTCCTTACTATCTTACCctggacagagagggagatggtaaagggaggagggacagaGTAGTGGCGgggaaagaaaaggaagaagagaagaagagcatgGGTTTATAGCAGATAGCAAAATTAAATTACAATGAAGACACATTATCTATAAGGCTATTAGTGCCTACAAATCATATTTTTAAGGTTTTATTGTTTCAATTTGAATCATAGCTTTATTGACAACTATTTAAAGGTAAATGCCTTCATAATGCCAAAGAGAGAAACAAATATGTTCATGAGCAGTGGCACCTAGCATTGGGATGAATACTTTAGGCCCATAAAAACCTAGAAACAGCTACGTCTAAAGGATTACAAAGTCCATGCAGCATACCCTCATGCTGACGATCGCCACCCTGAGGTTGGTCCCTCCCAGATCAACAGCCAGAGCACTCTGTGTCTCCAGGATGTGATCGATGTCCTGGGAGATGCAGTCTCTCACCGGGGGAAAACAGAAAGTCTTTTGGAGGGGCTCATTCAGGTCAATGGCCCGTAAAAACTTGAGAATACGAGGAACTGCGTTGCCGTCGCCATAAATCTTAGAGCTAATGAAAAACACACAgcttttaaaaaacagaaaaccatGGAAAGACAAAGTCATATTTTAGGATCTGTAAGGTGTAAACATGGTGACGTGACTTGTAAGTAATAAAGGGCATCAATCCTGTACTTAAATTCAACATTTCCACAATCCACTAGAGGCAGAGCATTACTGTTGCACAGATCTCTACGGGCTAAAACCGTGGCACTAATGATCACATCTCAATGACTAATGTTAAGGTAGACATTTTTTCTCTGACAGCATGAAATTCTTTTCAAAGGCTGCTATGGCCCCAAGTTTACTCTTATTTCAGACCCCAGCACTCCTTGCGTTAGCCAGAGAATGTGTGAAATTAtttattagattttttaaacactgtttcGACTAATAGAAACAATCTGCCAGACAGTTTAGAAAAGTTATGTGGCTTGCTCCTTTGTTAAGGAAGACGAGCAGCGACTGAGACAGTGGGCTTAGTGatttaaaagacagaaaaacaactaaatataaaggagatattttaaattataaagGCTACTTTAAGTTGTGGTAAGCCTTTAGCCAGAGCAAACATGTATGCTCACATTAAAGAATCAATGCTTTTGGAACTAGTTCAGAGAGATTAAAAAAGAATTTACAAGAGACCAACTGGAGGACAAAGGTCCACTGAGACAGGCAGGCAGTACATTGGTCATACCAGGGGTATCTCTTTCCAAACTGCAGCTCCAGAGCGTGGTAGATCTTATTATGAGTGTCGGCATCTCTGACATGTAGAACATTTTCACCTGGGGGAGAGGGAAAAGTCATCAACATGGTTGAGGCAGAAAATAATGCTTGCTTTGTATTGCCAACAATACCTTAGCAGCATGTTTGTCTTCCAGCTGCCGAAATCCTCTAATATTTAGAACAATTCCAAGTGAAGTCTAAAAACACTCTGTGACCAAATGTAGAAACAATTTTTGCAGAACTGCACCTTATTTCAGCACGAGTGACGCATCATTAGTGATTTAATCTATTTCTTGACCTTCCTCTGTCAGAGACAAATCAGGACCATAATTATGGCAGAGGCAGCAGGTAACTATAATCACGTTTTCGGTCATACGTACCTGTTTCTCTGCCAGTTTGCCTTGTTCCCAGGTTAATGACAGGCGTGCCAAAGGCCCCTGCCTCTCGTACACCACAGCTGCTGTTTCCGATCATGCAGCCGGCGTGCTTCACCAGCTGGATGAACTGCTCAAAGGGAATGTGCTTTACCGCCCGGAAATTAGGGTGCTGCTCGATGCCCTTCTTTCGCATCACACGCACCATCTCcttacttcctgtttacataAGAAGGGATGGGTCAAGTGACATAGTGTACACGCATttattcattaaattaatacaatttCACAAATGTACGACAATCTCCAATCCAAACGTGTTTGTCATCCTACATGTAGTTTTATTTGACAAAACACTCACATAGAGGAAAACATAGCCTGGAAAAACAAGTAAGGGCTAAAGGGACCAGTAAGCAAAACTA is a window from the Perca fluviatilis chromosome 1, GENO_Pfluv_1.0, whole genome shotgun sequence genome containing:
- the gne gene encoding bifunctional UDP-N-acetylglucosamine 2-epimerase/N-acetylmannosamine kinase isoform X3, whose amino-acid sequence is MLRSREKMERKKMEEENQCKRKLRVCVATCNRADYSKLAPIMSGIKMHPDEFELEVVVLGSHLIDDYGNTFRMIEQDDFDIGSKLHTIVRGEDEAAMVESVGLALVKLPDVLQRLSPDILVIHGDRFDALALATAAALMNIRILHVEGGEVSGTIDDSIRHAISKLAHYHACCTRGAEQHLIAMCEDHTRILLAGCPVYDKLLSSNHRDDYMDIIKSWLGDDSQECEYIVALQHPVTTDIQHSIKIYGLMLDALLSFNKKTLILYPNIDAGSKEMVRVMRKKGIEQHPNFRAVKHIPFEQFIQLVKHAGCMIGNSSCGVREAGAFGTPVINLGTRQTGRETGENVLHVRDADTHNKIYHALELQFGKRYPCSKIYGDGNAVPRILKFLRAIDLNEPLQKTFCFPPVRDCISQDIDHILETQSALAVDLGGTNLRVAIVSMRGKIVRKYTQPNPKTFEARMQLMLKMCADAMQDTVCLNCRILGVGVSTGGRVNPQEGVVLHSTKLIQEWSSVDLRTPISDALHLPVWIDNDGNCAALAERKFGHGKGVENFVTVITGTGIGGGIIHHNELVHGSTFCAAELGHIMVSLEGPECSCGSRGCIEAYASGFALQREAKRLHDEDQLKVDGMDVKLTEPITAAHLINAAKLGNSRADAVLNKASTALGIGIINILHIVNPTLVILSGVLASYYQAPVKRIISERALDSAQKIEVVTTDLEEPALLGAASMVLDYATRRLY
- the gne gene encoding bifunctional UDP-N-acetylglucosamine 2-epimerase/N-acetylmannosamine kinase isoform X2; its protein translation is MEKHPAFLCIDNPHELYYLRMLRSREKMERKKMEEENQCKRKLRVCVATCNRADYSKLAPIMSGIKMHPDEFELEVVVLGSHLIDDYGNTFRMIEQDDFDIGSKLHTIVRGEDEAAMVESVGLALVKLPDVLQRLSPDILVIHGDRFDALALATAAALMNIRILHVEGGEVSGTIDDSIRHAISKLAHYHACCTRGAEQHLIAMCEDHTRILLAGCPVYDKLLSSNHRDDYMDIIKSWLGDDSQECEYIVALQHPVTTDIQHSIKIYGLMLDALLSFNKKTLILYPNIDAGSKEMVRVMRKKGIEQHPNFRAVKHIPFEQFIQLVKHAGCMIGNSSCGVREAGAFGTPVINLGTRQTGRETGENVLHVRDADTHNKIYHALELQFGKRYPCSKIYGDGNAVPRILKFLRAIDLNEPLQKTFCFPPVRDCISQDIDHILETQSALAVDLGGTNLRVAIVSMRGKIVRKYTQPNPKTFEARMQLMLKMCADAMQDTVCLNCRILGVGVSTGGRVNPQEGVVLHSTKLIQEWSSVDLRTPISDALHLPVWIDNDGNCAALAERKFGHGKGVENFVTVITGTGIGGGIIHHNELVHGSTFCAAELGHIMVSLEGPECSCGSRGCIEAYASGFALQREAKRLHDEDQLKVDGMDVKLTEPITAAHLINAAKLGNSRADAVLNKASTALGIGIINILHIVNPTLVILSGVLASYYQAPVKRIISERALDSAQKIEVVTTDLEEPALLGAASMVLDYATRRLY
- the gne gene encoding bifunctional UDP-N-acetylglucosamine 2-epimerase/N-acetylmannosamine kinase isoform X1, whose protein sequence is MEKHPAFLCIDNPHHLHIWKAQELYYLRMLRSREKMERKKMEEENQCKRKLRVCVATCNRADYSKLAPIMSGIKMHPDEFELEVVVLGSHLIDDYGNTFRMIEQDDFDIGSKLHTIVRGEDEAAMVESVGLALVKLPDVLQRLSPDILVIHGDRFDALALATAAALMNIRILHVEGGEVSGTIDDSIRHAISKLAHYHACCTRGAEQHLIAMCEDHTRILLAGCPVYDKLLSSNHRDDYMDIIKSWLGDDSQECEYIVALQHPVTTDIQHSIKIYGLMLDALLSFNKKTLILYPNIDAGSKEMVRVMRKKGIEQHPNFRAVKHIPFEQFIQLVKHAGCMIGNSSCGVREAGAFGTPVINLGTRQTGRETGENVLHVRDADTHNKIYHALELQFGKRYPCSKIYGDGNAVPRILKFLRAIDLNEPLQKTFCFPPVRDCISQDIDHILETQSALAVDLGGTNLRVAIVSMRGKIVRKYTQPNPKTFEARMQLMLKMCADAMQDTVCLNCRILGVGVSTGGRVNPQEGVVLHSTKLIQEWSSVDLRTPISDALHLPVWIDNDGNCAALAERKFGHGKGVENFVTVITGTGIGGGIIHHNELVHGSTFCAAELGHIMVSLEGPECSCGSRGCIEAYASGFALQREAKRLHDEDQLKVDGMDVKLTEPITAAHLINAAKLGNSRADAVLNKASTALGIGIINILHIVNPTLVILSGVLASYYQAPVKRIISERALDSAQKIEVVTTDLEEPALLGAASMVLDYATRRLY